The following DNA comes from Musa acuminata AAA Group cultivar baxijiao chromosome BXJ1-4, Cavendish_Baxijiao_AAA, whole genome shotgun sequence.
GGGATGCCTCGGAGCTAGGGCTTGCTGGCGGAAGGAGTTATAGTTATCGTGATCTTTAGGCGCAGATGAGAGCCCACGGATCTGCGTGGGATTTCTGGTCCGGTCGCTGAAGGGGCGAGATTTCGTCTTCGGATGGAGGGTGGTGGAAGCTTAGCCGCTCTTTATTTGGTGCGTTCTCTTATTTTCTCTTCGTTGGCATCCGCTGCTTTCTCGGCGCTCCGTTACTGCTTTGGTTCGCTTTTGATGTGCTGGGGTTTGGTGTGAAAGGAGGTTTTGGTTGTGGTTTTCATTCGTTGGGGTTGGCATGTTTGAGAATTAGGTCATTGATGTGCTTTATGTAGCGGGAACTTTTATCTTGTTCACTTTTTTGTTCTTTCTCGAAAGTTGGTGCCTTTATCGCTAAATTTAGATGTTAGCCTTGTTTCTTGAGCTTTCTTCGGTGCTGTCATCAGTGTGGTTTACGATTTTGCGAATTTATTTGCAAAAGTTGGCTGTTTGCGCAGTTGATGGTTAAAGAGaccactcttttttttttgttgcatatAATTGTTCTTCATGTAAATAGATTTGGTTATTTAGAGAACATTTATATGTTGAACGTTAGGAGTCGTTGTGAACATGGAAATTTTTTGATTATGAGCTTGGTGGAGGATAATGCTTAACCATATTATTATTAATACTTTCTGTTTTTGCTTCAGTAAGTTGGTATTTTAGTGAATAGCTTTGTTCCTTTCCCTATCTGCACTTGTTTTCATGTTGGTGTTGTTAAGAGATTTAATAGGGTTTATGCAATTTAGATGATTGGTATTGTAATGCTTGTTCGGTTAGAGTAATGTTTACCATGATGAATTCTCATGTTGCGAGAATTTATACCCTTATGTGACCTGAAACCTATTCATATGGAATGCTTGATCGTTTAGAGTCAAGATACTGCTTGCTAGTAATCTTCCCATGATGAACTCTCATGCTGCGAGAATTCATACCCTTTTGTCACCTGAAACGTATTTGTATGTATTGATCATGACAACATTCCTTTGTTGCAGCTATTTGCCTGGTTATAGTAAATTACAGTCACAGCGAGGGGGTTACTAAATTAGTGACATCATACTAATTTGTGCCAATGAGAACATATAATAACATTATCTGGCTGGTTTTGATCTGGGCATCAGCTATGACTTGTTGGCCTCTTATTggtcttcttttttcttccatGGCTTTGAGATGGTTTCAAGTTAGTTATGCGTATGCAAATGCTGCATTGGCCTCAGGCTTGTGCCATTTGAGGCCACATGATGATCCCATTGGCAGTTTAAGAATGAGCAGGAACTTTTCagattttttccttctttcctttctatttcttcttgttgttgttatCATTGTTATTGTTATTTTTGTTATTCTTGTTAAGTCATAAACAGCAGATTATGGAATTTTAAGAATCTGGTAGATCATGAAATGCTGTTTTCCTCTTATTGTGGTTACTGCTTATTTAGAAATTTTTTCCTTAAAAATGTACAAATGCCCAAATCATGTTTTTTTATGGTCACAAGCTCTTGGTTAATATCTAGTTAGTACCTAATATGGGGCAAGATCCTTTCTCTGAAGAATGCATCTCACACTTTATGTGAAAAAAAAGTACATCTTACATGAAGCTGATTCTTGCAGCCATCATACTGCAGGTGCAGCAAATGCTGCTTTCAGACATTGTATTGATCTGTCGCCTCTGTACGCTGTACAATTATATTTTAACTGTAGCTACAATTATATTCTTAACTGTAGCTCACCTGATGTGTATCTGTTGTTGTTATGAGGATATGGTGGAAAATGAACTTTCCGGGGTTTTGTTGCTGCAATGAGTCAGATAAGGTGATCTGGGCTGAAGGAAGATGCTGGAGAGTCATTTAATTGTGTACTATGTTAAATTAATTATGTTGTGTTGGATCCTAAATTAGGACCGTGAGGATGGTTAGATATTTACAATGGTAGCAAAGgatatattttatgaaattaagcCTCAGAACATCATGTTCACTTTGTGCATTGTGCTATGGCTCTATGGCTCTTGCATCACAGATTATTTGCTGAAATCAATTTGAAGGATTCATGACCCTTTTAATATGTTTTAAGGTTTGTCTTTGTATATTGCCGAGAGATACTAGATGCGTTTGAGATAACATGGTTGGTTCTGGATCAACATGCTGATGGAACATGCTATATTTATATCAGCACTCAGTTTGGGCTTTTGTTTTTGTTACTTGGCTTCTCTTACGTTCTGATATTttaccttttttatttttctaagtcTGTCTGTTTACTCTTTCAACTTTCTGTTGGAATAAAAATGAAGCAATTGATAGTATCTCAAGTTTTGCATTCAGTTGTTTCTACTTCAAAAATGTActattcttctcttatttttctcattCACTGTGTTATTACATTTGTTACTTCAGAATTTATCCTATCTTGTGAAGATACCATTGGATTTTTATAATGTAGATATCCTATAACATTGCAGGGCTATATCCATGGATTGTGATGATCATGATTTTCAGAATGAGAATTTTCAACTAATTGGAGAGGACAATGATGGGTTTCCTCGAAGCTTACAATCATATGCACCAAAATTCGATATAGACGATCACTTCCAGACTCACCTAAGATTTGACAGTTTAGCAGAAACAGGGCTTTTACTTGGCATTCAAGGTGAAGAAAACAATTGGATTGAGGAGTTTTCACCCAGAAACAGTGCCATCGAATTTGGTTCAAGTGCCTCTCATACTTGCTCCCTTTCCGGGCATGACATTAATTGGTCCAATGCTCCATCATCTGAATCTGTGCAAATGTTAGTGAAATCAGTTGAAAAGGATGAGAAGGTAAGCCCACAAATTATGAATACAGAGGCAGAGATACATGCAATCGAAGATTCTGCTATATGTGCAACAAATGCTATTACACACACTGATACAGGTCTTTTGACTGATAAATTACATAACAGTATTTTGGTGTCAAATGAAAATGTGGAGCATCATGAAGTTGCTTCTCAAACTCCCACTGATGAAAAATCAGAAGCTGGTTTGGCTGTAAGTCCATCAGATCAAAGATTCCACTCTGTTGCAGAAGTGGTTGCCTCACAATGTAGTGCTAAAGAAGGATTAATTTCATCATCTGGTGAtgtatctaaagcatatttagtttctagTGAGCTTCTTGAGGTGGTTCGGAGCATGGAACCATTGGATAATACATCCACAATGAGTAGTTCACTCGATGATCGTGCTTCTGCTGTAAACAAAGATACCGAAGTTAGTTCAAATTTTGTTTCTCACAATATTCAAAATGACATTTCAGGCTTATCCACTGCTAATGCTGGTATGATCACTGAACAGCTTGATAACCCATTATTTTCTGAGCAAAAAATGGAAGAGTGCTATGTAGTTGACATAAGCAAGAGATCAGAAACTCTGCAATCTGAAAATAAGCAGAATGAAACAAGTTACAATCTGTATGGTGATTGCAAAGTGAATGATCAGCATTTTCAAGACCAGGTTAAGAATCATGTTTGTGATGTTAAGGATTCTTCTGAATTGGTTTCATCTGCAGAATCTCTAATGTTGTCAAATGACATATCTAATAGCACTGTGTTAATGCAGAACTCTGGTGGACTGCTGGAAGCTTTTGCTTGCCAGGTACAGGTTTCAAACAAAGACTCAATGGCAGGGGACAAAAGTTTAACTTGCACAACGGAGGTACCTTCTTTAGCAATGGAAAAAGATGGTATTGTTGGGAGAAACTCTGTTGGAGTTGACACTGAAAATACTCGTGAGCTAAGTGATATAGCTGAAGGACCGATAGATTTTAGACATGATGTACATGAATATATTTCTGAAGAAGGTGGTGTCAACCCACATGCTCCAGCGACCAAAGACAGTATTGCTCTTGAAGAAGAAAGAGACCTTGCCACGTCTAAGGCGGTTATTAATGATAACAACTGTAATGAATTGAGAAGATCAGACATGGCAGTTGAGGTAACTGCCATGAAAGCTGAAATAGGGACAGCTGGAGTTGATAGTGATAAGGACTGTAAAATTGATGCATTAATTTCGAAGAAATCTGACTCCATTCCAATAGAAAAGAGTGCAGAAGGTGAATGCTTAAAATCTATTGTTGAAAAATCCATTACAACAGAAGAAAGTTCTGAAGATGAATGCTTGAAATCCATTTCTGAAAATCCCACTGGTAAGTTGGATGGTAAGTTGGATGCTCCAGGACATGCTATACTCAATGAACCTTGTGCTGCGTTAGTGGATGACACAGAAAATAAGCTCTCATCTCCTGTTCATGATAAGTTGGATACAAGTTCTTTGGTTGCTGAACATAATGAGGATAATACAATTCATTCTGAGGAAAAGGAAAGCACTGCACAATTGATTGATTCAAGTGGCACAACTCTTAAGGACTGCTCCACTGTTACTGAGGATACAGAAATTTCCTCATTTGAAACTCAAAATAATGGTATGGTGATGGAATCAGACAAAAATTCAATCATGGACCAAGCAGGTTATGCATGGATTTTTCATATATATCTTTATTATGTTTTTTGCTTGTAGTCTAATATATATGTCACAGTTTCTATGATAGTGGTACTGACGTGCCTGTGCGTTATTGCAGTTGCTGATCTGCACTCAGGATGTCTCACATTGCCTTCTTCTGACAATTCAATGATTCTCCAGCGGTTGCATTCTGAAGTTGAATTAGTTGTAGAACTGAAGGAAGTGACACCATTATCTATACCTGCATCTCAGTGCGATGAGAAGAATGTAAACACCTCTTCCTTATCAGTTACAAAGAGCAGCATGGACAATCAGATTTCAAAACAACAATTTGTGGTGCCTGATTCAGAAGCCAATGTCCCTTCAATGAAGAATTTTTCAGATAACTTGGGTAATTTGGCTGCTAATGTGCTTGATATTTTCTAATTTTTAGATTGTACAAGTCCATACTTAACTCTAAACAGAATTTAACTTTCAATTGAAACATTTACCATAACATTGAGTAAAGATTCGAGTGGTAGTTCGATCGGTTTTAGTAATCTATTAGTCCAGTACAATTACTAATATACTGTGTGATGTTTTGACCCATTCCCCTGGTACCATtgagtaaaataataaaaaaataaaaatgaaataagaaaAATGTGATATATTGACCCATTCCCCTGGTACCattgaagaaaataataaaaaataaaagtgaaATGAGAGAAAAGTGTCGATTTTTAGCTATACATTTTGATATTCAGTACTTGGTTAGGCTGGTAAATATTTGTCAGTATGTCTTGGTCTATTTTGAACTTTGATCTTCAGAATATCCTTAGTGTTACCCACAAAACTTTGTCACTTATGATTTGATAAAACATTTAGGTTATATAAAGCATATGTTGCTTAAATGGGTTAAAATTCTTGGCCAAGGGACAATAACCTGAATGAAGTGAACAACTGTACAAAATTAAAGTTATTTTGCTTTTAAAAATGTAAATTTCTACCCAATCATCGTCACCTTGTTTGGCATGACTATTTAGGAAAGTTATGGAAACTGTGGTTAGGTGCAACCTTAAGTTTTACTTTACCAAATTCAGTCCGATGACAAGGAATAATGGATTGCTGGAAGCTCATGCTTCTAGTTGTCATTACCAGAGGTGATAAACAATGCCAATGTATCAGGTCAGGAAAAAACTGCCAAGTTTTTGCCGGTCTTGACAGTTCGTGATTCTTACACAATAAAAATCTAACCCACCATGCTTAATCTTTTTGGAAATTTAGCTTCTACTGGCTATCAAATGCCAGAAACTGCTTTACATCATCGTTTCTGTACATGCGTGCtgatttttttgtcttttgtATGGACCTTCATTCCCAAGGTTCTGTTGTACATAGAAGGAAACCATCAAATTTATTAGGATCATTCACATTAAATTGGGAGAGGACCTTTTCATTACTCTGGCAATTCCATGTGATGAAGCAAATCTTCTTTTCCCATTTAGTTATTAGGTGTCTGGTGAACATATGTCATGATTTGTTGCAAAGAATATTCAACTGCTGCTTTTCCTGGCAAACAGGTAGAGATTACGAAATTTACTGTTTCCTTTTGAACAGAAACTGCCAACAGTGATGAGGTATGGGTAGGTTCATCAGATGGTGTATCTTCTCTTGCTACATGCCTAAGCAAAGAAGGGAAAGATACTGATTTAGTTCGAACTAACAATTGTGACAAACCAAAACATACTGAAACTGAAAGTGAGTCATCTTCCCTTGATGATTCTATAAGTCATTATTCCCTTCTTGTTTTAGCTTACTTCATACTTTTAATGTCCATTTACTATTCTGTCGAAACTATGATAGAAGTACAGTGGGgcataacaaaaaacaaaattcttATATTGGTTGGGACACGAGGGTTAGAATATTTTGTTATTTCTGTCGACTTTTCAGATAATCTCCATATTTACACATGCACATGAATATTCCTTTAGAAACTGTTCATGTGTGTGCAAACATGGAGTGCTAACCAGTGGtttaaataggcgctcgggcgaggcgaggcgagaatCGAGCACCTCAAGGGTGGACCAGGCGGTGCACTTCAGTGAGGCACCACCTGGGCGCTTGCTTGAACCCAGCCGCCAGGCGGCTCAAGCGAGTTCTCGGTTCAAATGAAGCAACCGAACAATACTTTTAAGTTTGGTTCGGTTCAATATTAGCTAGTTGGTCTATTGAACCAACTAGTCACTTTCTTACCCGTAAAGCCATCCCTCGCACACCCGCACGACCCCGAGCCATCAACCCTAGCGCAGCTTTTGCCTTTGCCGACGACGCTTTTTGCCGCTACCTCCACTGCAGACGCAGCGGATTGAGGCTTCCTCTGTCATTGATGGACAGGTCCGACTGCCTAGCCTTCGTTCGTAACTTCTTTTCGTTGTCGTTGGTTCCGTGTGCAGCTCCTTCCaccatcgagggagaggaccgtagCTTCCTCTACCACTGACGGACAACTTTGAAGCTTCCTTCGCCCACTATGTCATCGTTCACAGTTGTCATCGCTGTCGTTGCTGTCGTCAGTGGCTTTcgctgctgccactgtcgtccGAAAGTTCCATTGTCAGTGACTTTTTCTCCCCCGTTAACTACTGTTAACAATAGTTTAATactttaatgtcatatttttatttatataatcatatttatcaattatattatatatttttatattttaatatttcagagcgcCTTGCTTTGCTTGGGCGAGCACCTAACGCTTCGAGCATTTAGGGACCTTggtgcctaacgctttttaaataacTAGTgctttctaaaattttatttgcATGAAGCCATATGTAGCACATGTTAATTCTGAATACTTAACACTAATTAAATAAAATGGTCTACATTTGGTCATCGACATGTCATTTGTTAAAATGATTTCTTTACTCGCTACATTCTGTTTCATCTTAACATCCATTAGTGAAGATTGTATTTGGTTTGTGACTTCGTGTTGGGCTAGCTGAGGCATATTTAACATAGTATTGCCTACAATAGGTCATTGGCACGTCATCTGTTAAAATAATGCTTTTCAGTAGGTTCTGTTTCATCTCATCATCCGTTAGTGAAGATTGTACATGGTTTGTGTTAGGTTAGTGAGGGCATATTTAAAATAGTAATTCAACTGTTAGATGTCATCATGCTGTAGCCTTTAAGATCATTGATGTCCTTGTTATATGCATGTTGATATCGTATCTTCTAGTTTGCATGATACAATATGAAAGCCAGTTCATATGAAGGTAACCAACTTATGTCATTGCAGTTGCTGCATTAAATAGCGAGAGAAACAACTATCCTCAATCTACTTTGCCTGAAAGTAATCTTGAGTCCTCCTTATTGGATCCTGATGGTGGTAATCTAAGTTCATCTGAACCAAATTGTGGTTCACCAACTGTTATTAGTTGCAACCAATCTATTATGGAGAAAATGGAACATAGAGAAAGCAATAGTTCGTTGCAAGATCATGCAGGTTCTGCTTCAACAAAAAGTTCTGATATTTTAAAATTCACTGTTCAAGATTCTAAAGTGAGCATAACATCAGAAGAAGATGGCAACTTCACATTTGTAGTTCAGCCAGATGCAGATTTTTCCCAAAAAGACAGTAACAAGGATTTGGCACTTTTCTCCAATACACAGTCCTTTGAACAGCCGCAGGTAACTACAATTACCATTctcaatattatatattatattttagtttTATAATTTTCTTAAAGACAGGTAAGGCCTTCTACTAAATCTAAATGTATCATATGTTACTTAGATTTCTACGGAGACTTCACAGGGGTATCTGAGTGAAGCTGTAAATGAGAGTACTAGCACCATCAGCAAGACAATTGTGGAAGACAAAAGTGGTAAAGTTTCTGCTCAGGCAACTAAAAAGGTAGGCATTTCAAAAGGAGATGCTAAAGAGAAGTCACATGATTTTCGTGGTAAAGGTAGGAAAAGAAACCCATGTAGTACCTCGCCTGTCCCTGAGAGAGCCACAAGAAGCAAAAGCCAGAGGGAGGGTATGCAGCAATGTCTCTCTGTTGAGACTAAGACTGCAAATCCATCCTGTTTTCCAAGTGTTCAAACATCTAATCTGCCTGATTTGAATACATCAGCTCCTTCTGCCCAGTTTCACCAGCCTTTCACAGATTTACAGCAAGTACAATTGCGTGCTCAGATTTTTGTGTATGGATCACTGATGTGAGTTGCAGCTGCCTTTTCTTTGATTTTTAACTATTATGTAATCCAGTAAAATATGAATTGATCTACTTTGTGCAGCCAAGGTGTCTTGCCAGATGAGGCTTGTATGGTACCAGCCTTTGGAGGAAGTGGTTAGTATACATAATTGTTAAATTGTTGTCATGCATTCTTATCTGATGTAAACTGTATTGGCTGCTTTCATGAAGATGGAGGAAGGAGCTTATGGGAGCGAGCGTGGCGTGCATCTTCAGAAAGATTCTATAACCTGAAGTCATCATCCATTAGTTCTGGCACACATTTGCATCATCATTCAGGTGAATGGATTTTAATTGAGCATTCCATTCATTAACATTAGGAAGTTATTCAGGGTAATTGATACTTGGTGTATAAATACAGAACAAGGGATCAGCTGCAGCCCTCTTCCTGGCAAGGTTCTTGATTCCCCTGCTGGCTGGAAGGACAGCAAGGTCCCAAGTTCAGCAATACAAAATTCCACTGTGTCTTTGCAGTCAGCTTTCCAGAGTTCATCTAATGATGGTTTACACTCCAATATCACAAGAGGCATCCACTTGGAATCCAGTCAATCTCTATCTCCAATGCATCCATACCAGACTTCTCAGATCAAGCAATACATGACCAATTCTACACCTTGGTTATCTCAGAGCCCTCACCCTGCTTCGTGGTCTTTTTCATCGCAAAGTTTACCTGTTGATTCCACTTCACAATATTCTGGAATGCTTGTTTCTGAAGCAACTCCAGTAACCCTTGTTAGAGACTCTTCTATACCTTGTGCCTCAAACATGCAGCTCGCTTCTGCTGGTACCTTGCTGCCTAATCAGGATGCTGCCCATGTGTCTGCTGCATTAGTTGTGCCATTCGAGACACAAAATAGGGAAGCAACTCCTGTAAATGCTAAGAACACATTTGTCAGTGAGAAATCCAGAAAGAGGAAGAAGGTTTCTGCACCCGAGGAGCTTGTGCCAAAATTTTCAGTTTCTCAACTTCAAGCAGAATCTGCTTCTGCAGCTTTTACTACTAATAATCTGCCTAATTCTGTGGGTCTTTCTTTGTCTTCTAATTCTCTAAGCACTGTTACATCTACTGGTCTAGTTTCAGCTACAACTCACCCCATAACTATGCCTTATTACCAAATATTAGGCAGTGGTCACACTCAGCAGAGGGTCACCTTCTCGAAAGAGACCTGCACTCAAATTGAGCACTCAAAGCTTCAAGCTGAGAATGCTTCTGCTTATGCTGCGGCTGCTGTCAGGCATGGTCAAGTTATTTGGGAGCAGATGGTTGCCCAAAGAAAATTAGGCTTGGCATCAGAAGTTGATCAGAAACTTGCCtctgcagctgcagcagctgctgcagcagctTCTGTTGCAAAGGCAGCTGCAGAAGTTGCCAAGGTTGCATCCGATGCTGCATTACAGGCTAAATTGATGGCCGATGATGCTCTAAATTCTTCTAATACAGGAATTACTATTAAAAATTCTGAAATCAGCTTTGATGTTGGAAAGAACTTGTTGACatcaactcctgtttcaagctccAAGGGCAAGGACAAGATCCGTGGTCCTTGTTCAATAATTTCTGAGGCACGTGAGACCACCAGAAAGAGGGTTGAAGCAGCTTCTGCTGCCATCAAGCGAGCAGAGAACTTGGATGCCATACTGAAAGCTGCAGAAATGGCTGCAGAGGCTGTATCACAAGCTGGAACCATCATTGCCATGGGGGATCCCTTACCATTCTCAATAAGTGAATTAGTAGAAGCAGGCCCTGAAGGTCATTGGAACATTCGTTGTGCAGCTATAAAAAAGGGGATTGAAACAAATGGTGTGCATGCTGGGGAGAATCTGGCTTTAGATTCGACTGTTGATCGTGAGGTAAATACAAGAAATTCAATCAAGCAACCATTGACCTGTAATGAGGGACAAAAAGTTTCTATTGTGGAAGAAATGCCTCCCAACAATAAGAAGTCCTTGTTATTGGAAGAAAATTCTGAAGGTAAGTGCAGCTTGCAATTGTTTAACAAGTGCTGATGTATTTGGATGCAGTCTGTGTATTTATCTAATTTCATCAATATAGTGGGTTATCTTACCCTG
Coding sequences within:
- the LOC135652480 gene encoding uncharacterized protein LOC135652480 isoform X5 — translated: MDCDDHDFQNENFQLIGEDNDGFPRSLQSYAPKFDIDDHFQTHLRFDSLAETGLLLGIQGEENNWIEEFSPRNSAIEFGSSASHTCSLSGHDINWSNAPSSESVQMLVKSVEKDEKVSPQIMNTEAEIHAIEDSAICATNAITHTDTGLLTDKLHNSILVSNENVEHHEVASQTPTDEKSEAGLAVSPSDQRFHSVAEVVASQCSAKEGLISSSGDVSKAYLVSSELLEVVRSMEPLDNTSTMSSSLDDRASAVNKDTEVSSNFVSHNIQNDISGLSTANAGMITEQLDNPLFSEQKMEECYVVDISKRSETLQSENKQNETSYNLYGDCKVNDQHFQDQVKNHVCDVKDSSELVSSAESLMLSNDISNSTVLMQNSGGLLEAFACQVQVSNKDSMAGDKSLTCTTEVPSLAMEKDGIVGRNSVGVDTENTRELSDIAEGPIDFRHDVHEYISEEGGVNPHAPATKDSIALEEERDLATSKAVINDNNCNELRRSDMAVEVTAMKAEIGTAGVDSDKDCKIDALISKKSDSIPIEKSAEGECLKSIVEKSITTEESSEDECLKSISENPTGKLDGKLDAPGHAILNEPCAALVDDTENKLSSPVHDKLDTSSLVAEHNEDNTIHSEEKESTAQLIDSSGTTLKDCSTVTEDTEISSFETQNNGMVMESDKNSIMDQAVADLHSGCLTLPSSDNSMILQRLHSEVELVVELKEVTPLSIPASQCDEKNVNTSSLSVTKSSMDNQISKQQFVVPDSEANVPSMKNFSDNLETANSDEVWVGSSDGVSSLATCLSKEGKDTDLVRTNNCDKPKHTETEIAALNSERNNYPQSTLPESNLESSLLDPDGGNLSSSEPNCGSPTVISCNQSIMEKMEHRESNSSLQDHAGSASTKSSDILKFTVQDSKVSITSEEDGNFTFVVQPDADFSQKDSNKDLALFSNTQSFEQPQISTETSQGYLSEAVNESTSTISKTIVEDKSGKVSAQATKKVGISKGDAKEKSHDFRGKGRKRNPCSTSPVPERATRSKSQREGMQQCLSVETKTANPSCFPSVQTSNLPDLNTSAPSAQFHQPFTDLQQVQLRAQIFVYGSLIQGVLPDEACMVPAFGGSDGGRSLWERAWRASSERFYNLKSSSISSGTHLHHHSEQGISCSPLPGKVLDSPAGWKDSKVPSSAIQNSTVSLQSAFQSSSNDGLHSNITRGIHLESSQSLSPMHPYQTSQIKQYMTNSTPWLSQSPHPASWSFSSQSLPVDSTSQYSGMLVSEATPVTLVRDSSIPCASNMQLASAGTLLPNQDAAHVSAALVVPFETQNREATPVNAKNTFVSEKSRKRKKVSAPEELVPKFSVSQLQAESASAAFTTNNLPNSVGLSLSSNSLSTVTSTGLVSATTHPITMPYYQILGSGHTQQRVTFSKETCTQIEHSKLQAENASAYAAAAVRHGQVIWEQMVAQRKLGLASEVDQKLASAAAAAAAAASVAKAAAEVAKVASDAALQAKLMADDALNSSNTGITIKNSEISFDVGKNLLTSTPVSSSKGKDKIRGPCSIISEARETTRKRVEAASAAIKRAENLDAILKAAEMAAEAVSQAGTIIAMGDPLPFSISELVEAGPEGHWNIRCAAIKKGIETNGVHAGENLALDSTVDREVNTRNSIKQPLTCNEGQKVSIVEEMPPNNKKSLLLEENSEVGYLTLSECELEDESRIVPTDGAARDAMQGSSIQKGSLVEVVADGDGLRGAWFSARVLDLKDGKAYVCYDGLSDEDFG